The Terriglobales bacterium genome contains a region encoding:
- a CDS encoding M1 family aminopeptidase: MACNRVVCVLATALLAICAAGAQVPGANSASNLYRNLWDSGLDIAKVYHVRDATFDREDLHFALNDGWIIVGEEVAGHVNAVFFVGDGEVLVIPPDRSERASIGLFLNTGVLEEKFTSAYFRFFDDRFLQDLDPALRKEDNPEIVDKANAAAKELARTDALRLLLAYMNTPVGGHQDRFLHARVVGVSRGTFDVFYDEAAPEQIAVGQVTYAPGGRPFYNVWTSFVSRSHRDEEPSATAGLPWVPKSFHVKVNVHPPESLDGDAEVELETLQPNTRAVLFELSRALKVSSVTTDGHAVQFLQNEAVEGSHISREGNDYVAVVLPAAPQKGQRFKLRFLYSGSVLADAGGGLLYVGSRGNWFPNLGLNMAMFDLEFRYPQEWTLVATGKRISQQVVEGDNVSQWVSEHPIPVAGFNLGHYQASEVMAGNVKVESFAAPGVERSFPTATQTVVEPIIPPRRGDHPHTVQVPLPKPKPAGEIAATEAAAAIDYLSPRIGPFPFSSLSLTQMPGDLSQGWPGLIFLSSYVFVPQQERGAAANSDFDRVLFDRLMVPHETAHQWWGDSVYWSTYRDKWISEALSNYCALLSFERDYPKDFREVLEYYRTRLNDKNPEGKPNREAGPVTLGHRLNSSAFPQGWDLVAYGRGAWLIHMLREFLRDGTRIRGSSGSDDLFFSVLHELQHDYAGSQMSTLDMQRAFERVLPKSLYYEGKPKLDWFFDGWVNGTAMPHYQLTNVRFNRHAAGVRATGNILQKDAPEELVTAVPVYAELQKGDLRFVSRVFADGSETQFSLTVPAGTKRLVVDPYGTILTSP, translated from the coding sequence ATGGCCTGCAATCGCGTTGTGTGCGTGCTCGCAACTGCGCTCCTGGCCATCTGCGCAGCAGGAGCGCAGGTACCCGGGGCAAATTCGGCCTCCAATCTATACCGCAATCTGTGGGATTCGGGACTCGACATCGCCAAGGTGTATCACGTGCGCGACGCAACATTTGATCGCGAAGATCTGCACTTCGCGCTGAACGATGGCTGGATCATCGTCGGAGAAGAAGTCGCCGGCCACGTGAATGCTGTCTTCTTCGTGGGCGATGGAGAGGTGCTGGTGATTCCACCGGATCGAAGCGAACGCGCGTCGATTGGACTCTTCCTGAATACTGGCGTTCTCGAAGAAAAATTTACCTCGGCTTACTTTCGCTTCTTTGATGATCGATTTCTTCAAGACCTCGATCCCGCGCTGCGCAAAGAGGACAACCCGGAGATCGTCGATAAAGCCAACGCTGCCGCCAAGGAACTTGCCCGCACCGACGCTCTGCGCCTGCTTCTTGCGTACATGAACACGCCAGTTGGTGGTCACCAGGATAGATTTCTTCACGCGCGGGTAGTTGGCGTGTCGCGCGGCACCTTCGATGTTTTCTATGACGAGGCCGCTCCGGAGCAAATCGCCGTGGGACAGGTGACATACGCTCCCGGCGGAAGGCCTTTTTATAACGTCTGGACATCATTCGTGTCGCGTTCCCATAGGGACGAAGAGCCATCGGCGACCGCAGGGCTGCCGTGGGTACCAAAATCCTTCCACGTAAAAGTGAACGTCCATCCTCCGGAATCACTCGACGGCGATGCCGAAGTCGAGCTGGAGACCTTGCAGCCAAACACGCGCGCTGTGCTCTTCGAACTCTCTCGCGCGCTGAAGGTCTCGTCGGTGACAACTGATGGACATGCGGTTCAATTTCTGCAAAACGAGGCCGTTGAAGGTTCGCACATCTCGCGCGAAGGAAACGATTACGTCGCGGTTGTCCTCCCGGCAGCTCCGCAGAAGGGTCAACGATTCAAGCTGCGCTTCCTCTACTCCGGTTCCGTGCTGGCCGATGCCGGCGGAGGACTCCTCTACGTCGGCTCGCGAGGGAACTGGTTTCCTAATCTGGGACTCAATATGGCGATGTTCGATCTGGAGTTTCGCTATCCGCAGGAGTGGACGCTGGTGGCGACAGGCAAGCGGATCTCGCAGCAAGTCGTTGAAGGAGACAACGTTTCCCAGTGGGTTTCTGAGCACCCCATTCCAGTTGCTGGATTCAATTTGGGACATTACCAGGCATCGGAGGTCATGGCGGGCAACGTTAAAGTGGAGAGCTTCGCTGCACCAGGAGTTGAGAGGAGTTTCCCAACCGCTACACAGACGGTAGTGGAACCCATCATTCCTCCTCGTCGAGGCGATCATCCTCACACCGTGCAGGTCCCGCTTCCCAAACCAAAACCCGCCGGAGAGATCGCCGCGACGGAAGCGGCTGCCGCGATCGACTACTTGAGTCCGCGCATTGGCCCATTTCCCTTCAGCAGTCTTTCTCTTACGCAAATGCCTGGCGATCTCAGCCAGGGCTGGCCAGGGCTCATCTTTCTTTCCAGCTACGTATTTGTGCCGCAGCAGGAGCGTGGAGCGGCGGCCAACTCGGATTTCGATCGCGTGCTCTTCGATCGACTTATGGTGCCGCACGAGACCGCGCATCAGTGGTGGGGCGATTCAGTCTACTGGTCTACGTATCGGGATAAATGGATTTCCGAGGCTCTGTCGAACTACTGTGCGCTCTTGAGTTTTGAGCGAGACTATCCAAAGGACTTCCGCGAGGTGCTGGAATATTACCGTACGCGGCTTAATGACAAAAACCCGGAAGGAAAACCAAATCGGGAGGCCGGGCCGGTGACACTTGGTCATCGCTTGAACTCCTCCGCGTTTCCACAGGGTTGGGACCTGGTTGCTTATGGACGCGGCGCCTGGCTGATCCACATGTTGCGCGAATTCCTGCGCGACGGCACCCGCATCCGCGGCAGCAGCGGATCCGACGATCTCTTCTTCTCCGTTCTCCATGAGCTGCAGCACGATTACGCTGGCTCCCAGATGAGCACGCTCGACATGCAGCGCGCATTCGAGCGCGTGCTGCCGAAATCGCTCTATTACGAAGGCAAACCTAAACTCGACTGGTTCTTCGATGGATGGGTGAACGGCACTGCGATGCCGCATTACCAATTGACAAATGTCCGCTTCAACCGACATGCTGCCGGCGTGCGCGCAACGGGAAACATCCTGCAGAAGGATGCGCCGGAGGAGTTGGTGACCGCAGTGCCTGTCTATGCGGAACTGCAAAAAGGCGATCTGCGATTCGTCTCGCGCGTGTTTGCAGATGGCAGCGAAACGCAATTTTCATTGACCGTGCCTGCAGGAACGAAACGGCTGGTGGTAGATCCTTACGGCACCATCCTGACTTCGCCATAG
- a CDS encoding ATP-binding protein has protein sequence MSVETCPQCGGSGWRTIPATSTKPQSVTRCECRVGNWSERLLKKARIPARYEHCTLSNFDSDFPGADRTLPGALFQANRFVEEYPLENTGLMLLGPIGVGKTHLAVGILRELVVQKNASCLFYDYRELLKEIQNSYNASVQTTELEILKPVFETEVLVLDELGAVKPTEWVWDTVSHILNTRYNDKRTTIITSNFADLPPAATEARSALGRVARDETLGDRIGERMRSRLHEMCRKVDMQGSDFRQSIRRAH, from the coding sequence GTGTCGGTAGAAACTTGTCCTCAGTGCGGCGGATCTGGGTGGAGGACCATCCCTGCGACTTCCACAAAGCCGCAAAGTGTTACGCGCTGCGAGTGCCGGGTCGGCAACTGGTCAGAGCGGCTGCTGAAAAAGGCGCGCATTCCGGCGCGCTACGAGCATTGCACGCTCTCGAACTTCGACTCGGATTTCCCCGGAGCAGATCGGACTCTCCCGGGCGCCCTGTTCCAGGCGAATCGATTTGTCGAGGAGTATCCGCTGGAGAATACTGGCCTGATGCTGCTGGGGCCAATCGGCGTTGGCAAAACGCATCTTGCTGTTGGCATTCTGCGGGAGTTGGTGGTTCAAAAGAATGCCTCCTGTCTCTTTTACGACTATCGCGAGCTGCTGAAGGAGATACAGAATTCCTATAACGCAAGCGTCCAAACCACGGAGCTGGAAATTCTCAAACCGGTCTTTGAGACCGAGGTGCTCGTTCTCGACGAACTCGGCGCAGTCAAGCCGACAGAGTGGGTGTGGGACACTGTGAGCCACATCCTTAACACCCGCTATAACGATAAGCGAACCACCATAATCACCTCGAACTTTGCTGACCTCCCGCCTGCCGCGACTGAAGCGAGAAGCGCCTTAGGGCGCGTCGCTCGCGACGAAACTCTCGGCGACCGCATTGGCGAACGTATGCGGTCCCGTTTGCACGAGATGTGCCGCAAAGTTGATATGCAAGGCAGCGATTTCCGCCAGAGCATCAGAAGAGCGCACTAG